One part of the Salvelinus fontinalis isolate EN_2023a chromosome 4, ASM2944872v1, whole genome shotgun sequence genome encodes these proteins:
- the LOC129852752 gene encoding basic proline-rich protein-like, producing MAAACARLSPQLTEFPAQRVASSPAPPGGPGLSSDCCELLNHSTTSCYCGALHSSQPISTHPSPAHPRPAQPPPTHPSPAHPIPSQPSPAQPIPAHPRPSQPIPAHPSLSQPSPAHPSPSQPSPSPASPAHPHPSQPIPSHRIPAHPNPAHPSPAHPNPSQPIPGHPIPGRPSPSQPSPSQAIPSQPIPAHPRPSQPIPAQPSPSQPIPAQPIPGQPSPPPPIPSQPIPAHPSPSQPSPSQPSTSQAIPAHPSPAHPSPSQAIPAQPIPAHPRPSQPSPSQPIPAHPHPSQPIPGHPHPSQPIPAHPSPSPLKPSPAQPRPSQPIPAQPSPSQPIPAQPIPGQPSPPPPIPAHPIPSHRIPAHPNPAHPSPAHPNPSHPIPGHPIPGRPSPSQPSPSQPIPAHPRPSHPSPSQPIPAHPSLSQPSPAHPSPSQPSPSPASPAHPHPSHPSPSPPIPAHPSPAHPSPAHPRPSPPIPAQPIPAHPRPSQPSPSQPIPGHPSPAHPSPSQPIPTHLSPSQATPTHRSPSQPIPAHPHSRSFVTLNKGHNPSPSLVEYNTS from the exons CTCATCCCAGCCCATCTCCACCCATCCCAGCCCAGCCCATCCCCGGCCAGCCCAGCCCCCACCCACCCATCCCAGCCcagcccatcccatcccatcccagcccagcccagcccagcccatcccAGCCCATCCCCGCCCATCCCAGCCCATCCCCGCCCATCCCAGCCtatcccagcccagcccagcccatcccAGCCCATCCCAGCCCAGCCCATCCCCGGCCAGCCCAGCCCACCCCCACCCATCCcagcccatcccatcccatcgcATCCCCGCCCATCCCAACCCAGCCCATCCCAGCCCAGCCCATCCCAACCCATCCCAGCCCATCCCAGGCCATCCCATCCCAGGCCGTCCCAGCCCATCCCAGCCCAGCCCATCCCAGGCCATCCCATCCCAGCCCATCCCAGCCCATCCCCGCCCATCCCAGCCtatcccagcccagcccagcccatcccAGCCCATCCCAGCCCAGCCCATCCCCGGCCAGCCCAGCCCACCCCCACCCATCCCATCCCAGCCCATCCCCGCCCATCCCAGCCCATCCCAGCCCAGCCCATCCCAGCCCAGCACATCCCAGGCCATCCCCGCCCATCCCAGCCCAGCCCATCCCAGCCCATCCCAGGCCATCCCAGCCCAGCCCATCCCAGCCCATCCCAGGCCATCCCAGCCCAGCCCATCCCAGCCCATCCCAGCCCATCCCCACCCATCTCAGCCCATCCCAGGCCACCCCCACCCATCGCAGCCCATCCCAGCCCATCCCAGCCCATCCCCACTCAAG cccagcccagcccagccccgcCCATCCCAGCCtatcccagcccagcccagcccatcccAGCCCATCCCAGCCCAGCCCATCCCCGGCCAGCCCAGCCCACCCCCACCCATCCcagcccatcccatcccatcccatcgcATCCCCGCCCATCCCAACCCAGCCCATCCCAGCCCAGCCCAtcccaacccatcccatcccatcccaggcCATCCCATCCCAGGCCGTCCCAGCCCATCCCAGCCCAGCCCATCCCAGCCCATCCCAGCCCATCCCAGGCCATCCCATCCCAGCCCATCCCAGCCCATCCCCGCCCATCCCAGCCtatcccagcccagcccagcccatcccAGCCCATCCCAGCCCAGCCCATCCCCGGCCAGCCCAGCCCACCCCCACCCATCCCATCCCAGCCCATCCCCGCCCATCCCAGCCCATCCCAGCCCAGCCCATCCCAGCCCAGCACATCCCAGGCCATCCCCGCCCATCCCAGCCCAGCCCATCCCAGCCCATCCCAGGCCATCCCAGCCCAGCCCATCCCAGCCCATCCCAGGCCATCCCAGCCCAGCCCATCCCAGCCCATCCCAGCCCATCCCCACCCATCTCAGCCCATCCCAGGCCACCCCCACCCATCGCAGCCCATCCCAGCCCATCCCAGCCCATCCCCACTCAAGGTCATTTGTCACCCTCAACAAAGGACACAATCCCTCTCCGTCTCTGGTTGAGTATAACACAAGTTAA